The following coding sequences lie in one Notolabrus celidotus isolate fNotCel1 chromosome 20, fNotCel1.pri, whole genome shotgun sequence genomic window:
- the syt5a gene encoding synaptotagmin Va: protein MRLVSVAGARLRRAAEEEEKEKEPPPPPPPSHHSNHQFASMKNKFFNELTHLPNHKLKMPMWAVGAIVVVVLALILCMGFCIYKKCFNKGKKPKKVRERKGGRGRRKKDKDGEDGDEKKDGDEDKEEEKEFYGKLEYSLDYSFTDNQLIVGILQAQDLPAMDMGGTSDPYVKVYMLPDKKKKFETKVQRKNLCPVFNETFTFKIPYSELGGQTLVLQVFDFDRFGKHDNIGEIKIAMNSIDLGQPIQEWKDLVGGEKEEQEKLGDICISLRYVPTAGKLTVNIMEAKNLKKMDVGGLSDPFVKVVLQHNGKRLKKKKTSVKQNTLNPYFNESFSFEIPFSQIQKIQVLITVYDYDKLGSNDAIGKAWIGYGASGVGLRHWSDMLANPRRPVAQWHTLLTEEEVDAALKAPIR from the exons ATGCGACTGGTCAGTGTGGCAGGTGCTCGGCTTCGCAGGGCtgccgaggaggaggagaaggagaaggagccTCCACCTCCCCCACCTCCCTCACACCACTCCAACCACCAGTTTGCCAGCATGAAGAACAAGTTCTTCAATGAGCTTACACACCTGCCAA ATCATAAACTCAAAA tGCCCATGTGGGCTGTGGGAGCCATTGTAGTTGTAGTCCTCGCCCTCATCCTCTGTATGGGATTCTGCATCTACAAGAAGTGCTTCAACAAGGGCAAAAAGCCCAAGAAGGTCCGTGAGAGGAAGGGTGGACGAGGGCGCAGAAAGAAGGATAAGGACGGAGAGGACGGGGATGAGAAGAAG GATGGAGATGAAgataaagaagaggagaaggagttCTACGGGAAACTGGAATACTCACTGGACTATAGCTTCACTGATAACCAG ctgataGTAGGCATCCTTCAAGCTCAGGACCTTCCAGCCATGGACATGGGCGGGACTTCTGACCCTTATGTCAAAGTCTACATGCTGCccgacaagaagaagaagtttgagACCAAAGTCCAGCGCAAGAACCTCTGTCCCGTCTTCAATGAGACTTTCACTTTTAAG ATACCATACAGTGAATTGGGTGGCCAGACTCTGGTGCTGCAGGTGTTTGACTTTGACCGTTTTGGTAAACATGACAACATCGGTGAAATCAAGATTGCCATGAACTCCATAGATCTGGGACAGCCGATACAGGAATGGAAGGATCTTgttggaggagagaaagaggag CAAGAGAAGCTGGGTGACATCTGTATTTCACTTCGATATGTCCCCACGGCTGGTAAGCTAACGGTTAACATCATGGAGGCCAAGAACCTGAAGAAGATGGATGTCGGAGGACTGTCAG ATCCCTTTGTTAAGGTGGTGCTGCAGCACAACGGAAagagactgaagaagaagaagacgtcaGTCAAACAAAACACCCTAAATCCTTACTTCAATGAAAGCTTTAGCTTTGAGATACCGTTCTCCCAGATCCAG AAAATCCAGGTGCTGATCACAGTGTATGACTACGACAAACTGGGTAGCAACGACGCAATAGGGAAGGCCTGGATCGGCTATGGTGCCTCGGGCGTCGGACTGCGCCACTGGTCAGACATGTTGGCCAATCCCAGGCGTCCAGTGGCTCAGTGGCATACGCtgctcacagaggaggaggtggatgcTGCCCTGAAGGCCCCCATTCGCTAA
- the aldh16a1 gene encoding aldehyde dehydrogenase family 16 member A1, which translates to MAGSTNKTVHDIFQSMEYGPAAASSTATAQAWLGHHSRSLGLFIDGKFIRPAGRQSRALTDSKGENVCSTVCTVDDDVSQCASSSVSGYEAWSGLTCYERAKVLLKMVSVLGQHGQCVSELCEACGTSCSTATLVRLLQYYSSWAQLRDTLIPRWTPLGVVAVVVSDDCSLYSLMFKVIPALAMGNSVIVVPGQNTAPPVLLLAQLLMGAGLPAGALNVLTGCDVSLGAKVAQSPSISRITYSGNKQDGVMLCKGTAGMGVPVSFSPFIGATCPFIVFESADIDSAVDGVIETAFKKKREVNWVLCVQESVLDSVMARLKLRMAGMKCVGLNGDEEREQVEAVVLEAQQQGATLIQPCAAPPSGAQYPPTVLCGAAPASPFVVNPSNGPLLPLMAFRSNTEAVTLGNHSRHGKAASIWTEDLTLALETAKSLSVGSVWVNSHSVCDPCLPVSGHKDSGTCTDGGQEGLYQFLHPSSSSSHPLPHSSPVSMDYSKFGTAASPAVLPDDTDPATAPKCYLQFVGGKACKSVNGSSVAVQSPGSGSVLAYCPDGGRKDVRNAVEAAVKVQPGWMKKSPSARAQSLYSLAKGLEAKRQDLYASINASTTLSINEVEIEVELSISRLNDWAAYCDKVQGGALPMPQSGSALSYADALGVVGVVLPDKNPLLSLVTVLGATVATGNAIILVPSQRFTLPALAFIQVLQASDLPAGLVNVITGSRDQLTAALANHSVIKAIWYWGSAEGCQYLQHTCTSPLKTLHLFCQNNNGEEGGKDWSHSAVLEEMWRNAVQWKSVWIPTA; encoded by the exons ATGGCTGGTAGCACCAATAAGACTGTGCACGATATTTTTCAAAGCATGGAGTATGGACCAGCAGCAGCTTCCAGCACTGCCACTGCACAG GCTTGGCTGGGTCACCATTCCCGTTCTCTGGGTCTGTTCATCGATGGCAAGTTCATCCGTCCAGCAGGCAGACAAAGTCGTGCTCTGACTGATTCTAAAG GTGAGAATGTGTGCAGCACAGTGTGCACTGTGGACGATGATGTCTCCCAGTgtgcctcctcctctgtcagcgGCTATGAGGCTTGGAGTGGACTGACCTGTTACGAGAGAGCCAAAGTGTTGCTCAA GATGGTGAGCGTTCTAGGGCAGCACggtcagtgtgtgtcagagctGTGTGAGGCGTGCGGCACCTCCTGCTCGACTGCCACCCTTGTCAGACTGCTGCAGTACTACAGCAGCTGGGCTCAGCTCAGAGACACCCTCATTCCCAGATGGACTCCACTCG GTGTGGTGGCAGTAGTTGTCTCTGATGACTGCTCTCTTTATTCCCTGATGTTCAAAGTCATTCCAGCACTGGCCATGG GAAACTCTGTCATCGTCGTCCCTGGTCAGAACACTGCTCCTCCAGTGCTGCTGCTCGCTCAGCTGTTAATGGGAGCAGGACTCCCAGCTggagctctgaatgttttaaCAGGATGTGACGTATCCCTTGGCGCCAAAGTGGCCCAAAGCCCCAGCATCAGTCGCATCACCTACAGCGGCAACAAGCAG GATGGGGTGATGCTGTGCAAGGGAACAGCTGGAATGGGTGTTCCTGTTTCCTTCTCCCCCTTTATCGGTGCTACATGTCCCTTCATCGTGTTTGAGTCGGCCGACATTGACAGTGCTGTGGATGGAGTGATTGAAACAGCCttcaagaagaaaagagag gtcAACTGGGTGTTGTGTGTGCAGGAGAGTGTGCTGGACAGTGTTATGGCCCGTCTCAAGCTGCGCATGGCAGGGATGAAGTGCGTGGGTTTGAACGGTGATGAAGAGAGGGAACAAGTGGAGGCTGTAGTACTGGAAGCTCAGCAGCAGGGGGCAACG TTGATTCAGCCCTGCGCTGCTCCTCCATCAGGTGCTCAGTACCCTCCCACAGTGCTCTGTGGGGCAGCCCCCGCCTCTCCGTTTGTGGTCAATCCCTCCAACGGACCACTGCTGCCTCTCATGGCTTTTAGAAGTAATACAGAAGCAGTGACTCTGG GAAATCACAGTCGTCATGGGAAGGCAGCTTCTATCTGGACCGAAGACCTCACACTGGCTCTGGAGACAGCTAAGAg tctGTCAGTTGGCTCAGTTTGGGTGAATTCCCACTCTGTGTGCGACCCCTGTCTGCCTGTATCTGGTCACAAAGACAGCGGGACCTGCACTGATGGAGGACAGGAG GGTCTGTACCAGTTTCTACACccatcctcttcttcctctcatcctctACCTCACTCATCTCCTGTCTCTATGGACTACTCAAAATTTGGAACAGCAGCATCCCCAGCTGTCCTTCCTGATGACACAGATCCTGCAAC TGCTCCAAAGTGTTACCTGCAATTTGTCGGAGGTAAGGCATGTAAATCAGTGAATGGCAGTAGTGTGGCCGTTCAGTCACCAGGGAGCGGAAGCGTGTTGGCCTATTGTCCAGATGGAGGCCGAAAAGACGTCCGCAATGCTGTGGAGGCCGCTGTCAAAGTCCAGCCTGG ATGGATGAAAAAGAGTCCATCTGCACGTGCTCAGTCGCTCTACTCTCTGGCTAAAGGCCTGGAAGCAAAGAGGCAGGACTTATATGCATCAATCAATGCCTCCACAACTCTCTCAATCAATGAGGTTGAGATAGAGGTGGAGCTAAGCATCAGCAGACTCAATGATTGGGCAGCGTACTGTGACAAAGTCCAAGGAGGTGCTTTG CCGAtgcctcagtctggctctgctctCTCCTACGCTGACGCCCTAGGAGTCGTTGGGGTTGTTCTCCCTGACAAGAATCCCCTCCTGTCCTTGGTAACAGTTCTTGGGGCAACTGTCGCAACTGGCAATGCCATTATTTTGGTCCCCAGTCAGAGGTTCACGCTACCTGCTTTGGCATTCATTCAG gTGCTCCAAGCTTCAGATCTGCCAGCAGGTTTGGTGAATGTCATCACTGGAAGTAGAGACCAACTGACGGCAGCTCTGGCCAATCACAGTGTCATCAAAGCCATCTGGTACTGGGGCAGCGCTGAG GGCTGTCAGTACCTTCAGCACACCTGCACCAGCCCCCTGAAAACCTTGCACCTGTTCTGCCAAAACAACAATGGggaagaaggaggaaaggaCTGGAGTCACTCTGCAGTCCTGGAAGAGATGTGGAGAAATGCTGTCCAGTGGAAAAGTGTCTGGATTCCTACAGCATAA
- the LOC117832268 gene encoding ferritin, middle subunit, translating into MESQVRQNYHRDCEAAINRMVNMEMFASYTYTSMAYYFSRDDVALPGFTHFFKENSDEEREHAQKLLSFQNNRGGRIFLQDIKKPERDEWGSGLEAMQCALQLEKNVNQALLDLHKLASDHVDPHMCDFLETHYLNEQVEAIKKLGDYITNLTRMDAHNNKMAEYLFDKHTLGSKS; encoded by the exons ATGGAGTCCCAAGTGCGCCAGAACTACCACCGCGACTGCGAGGCCGCTATCAACCGGATGGTCAACATGGAGATGTTTGCCTCCTATACCTACACCTCCATG GCCTATTACTTCTCCAGGGATGATGTGGCCCTCCCAGGCTTTACCCATTTCTTCAAGGAGAACAGTGATGAGGAGAGGGAGCATGCTCAGAAGCTGCTGTCCTTCCAGAATAATAGAGGAGGACGCATCTTTCTGCAGGACATCAAG AAACCTGAGCGTGATGAGTGGGGCAGTGGGCTTGAGGCTATGCAGTGTGCCCTGCAGCTGGAGAAGAATGTCAACCAGGCTCTGCTGGACCTGCACAAGCTGGCCTCCGACCATGTTGACCCACAT ATGTGCGACTTCTTGGAGACTCACTACTTGAACGAGCAGGTGGAGGCCATCAAGAAGCTGGGGGACTACATCACCAACCTCACCCGCATGGATGCCCACAACAACAAGATGGCAGAGTACCTGTTTGACAAGCACACTCTGGGCAGCAAGAGCTAA